The sequence below is a genomic window from Pirellulales bacterium.
GCGCCAGCACGCCGCGGATTTCGCTGGCCAGCCCGGCCGCGATGCGTTCATCGGCATCGAGCACCAACACCCACGGATGCAGCGCTTGCGGTATGGCCCAATTCTTGAAATCGGAAAAATCGATCAACTCGCGCTGAATCAGCCGGCAACCCCCGATGCGGGCAACAATATCGAGCGTGCCATCGGTCGAGCCCGAATCGGCGACCAGAATTTCATCGGCGATCGCGCGCGCGGACTCGATGCACGGGCGAATATTCATCCGCTCGTTCTTCGCCGGGATCAGAACCGTGAGCTTTGCCGGCATGCGAGAGTGATCGAGTTTTTGCAATAAATCGCTGGGAACGCCCGGGAAAGATACCAACCCGCGCCGTCGCCGACCAATAGCAATCCGGGAACCGAAGCTGGCGTGGCTGCCCGGCTTAGTTTCTTACCTATGAACTTCTCCACAGACCCCGCTTCCTTTGCGGGAGAGGGCAAGGGTGAGGGGTTCGAAAAGCGGGGATAATTTTTCGGCCGAGCCTTAGCTTCGCCGCCTGAAGCGGAACCGACTGCTGGATTCGACGCTTGCAACTGTGCTGCGCCGCACGGGCGAAAGAATCAACGCGGCGCCGGAATCTGGCGGTCCCACGCTCGATGTTGAGATAAGGCAGCGATAAATTCGGCGGCCACTCTGTTCACAGCACTGGCCTTTCCCGTTACAAGGCCATCCAAAACAGCGACGCCGCCCGAGGGTTCGCCGGTCGCTTGAAGCGCGGCGCCAGCACGTGTTCGTTTCAGAAAGTCGACCGCGGCGCCGACCGCGGCTATGGCTTTGCAGTGCTTGAACGCCTCTTCCACGAATTCAACGGCTTTCGTTTCCAACGACAATGCTTCAATGCATGCGTCGCCGCCGGGGAGGACCACGCCGTCGAACAGCACCGACGCCACCGTAGGCAGCGAAAAATCGACGGCAACTTCCTTCCCGCTGGCGACCATGATCATCCCGCCGTGGGGCGCAATGATCTTGAGTTGTGCTCCGGCCTTAATCAGAGCCTTTTGCATCGCCGCCAGGGCGACATCGTCGCAACCGTCGGCGGCCAGCGCCGCAACCTTGCGAGTTTTGACGGAATCCTTGACGGTGTTGGCCATGCTCAGCGCCGGCGAGATGAACGGCTTGCCGGTGAATTTCTTTGGCTGGAAATCTTTCGGATTGCCGTCGGCCGGAATGCTTAAGTTGATCGGGCCGGCGGATTTCGCGGGCACCTTCAGCCCCAAACCCTTGGCCACCCGCTCCGCCAAGCCGCCGTCGATTTGCGAAAGCAGGAAGACCATCCGCTCTCGAACCGGCGTTGCTGCGACCTTGCCAAGCTCGAATCGCAGCGCGTCGATGAGATGCATTTGTTCGACAGGCGACTGGCTGTTAAAAAACATTGCCGCTTGGCTGAAATGATCGAAAAAGCTCGGACTGCGCGCCCGCAACTTGGAAGCATCGATTCGTTCGCCATAGCTGACAAAGCCCCCTTCCGCGGCCGCAGCCTGGGCGGGCTCGTTGTTGCCCAACGAATTCGGCGAATAGGCGACCTTGCCGCGGTTGATCATCTGTCGCATATGCCCATCCCGCTGAAGGTTGTGCAACGGGGCAATCGGTCGATTGATGGGAATCTCATGAAAATTCGGACCGCCGAGACGGATCAATTGCGTGTCGGTGTAGGAAAATAGCCGGCCCTGCATCAGCGGATCGTTCGTGAAATCGATCCCCGGCACGAGATGGCCGACGTGAAACGCGACCTGCTCGGTTTCGGCGAAATAATTGTCCGGATTCCGATGGAGCGTCAATTTTCCAATGCGCTGCACGGGCACCAATTCCTCGGGAATGATCTTGGTCGGGTCGAGGAGGTCGAAATCGAACTTGTGTTCATCCTTTTCTTCGACGACCTGGATTCCGAATTCCCATTCGGGAAAATCGCCCATATCGATCGCTTCCCAGAGATCGCGGCGATGAAAATCCGGATCGCACCCGGAAATCCGCAGCGCCTCGTCCCACACCACCGAATGCACGCCGAGCAGCGGCTTCCAGTGAAACTTTACGAATCGGGATTTTCCCTTCTCGTTGATTAGCCGGAAGGTATGGATCCCAAAACCCTCCATCATGCGGAAACTGCGCGGAATCGCCCGATCGGACATCAACCACATGATCATGTGCATCGATTCAGGCATCAGTGAGATAAAATCCCAAAAGGTGTCGTGCGCCGATGCGGCCTGCGGTATTTCGTTGTGCGGCTCAGGTTTGACGGCGTGGATCAGATCCGGAAATTTGATGGCGTCTTGGATGAAGAACACGGGCATGTTGTTGCCGACGAGGTCGAAATTTCCCTCGTCGGTATAAAACTTCACGGCAAAGCCGCGCACGTCGCGAGCCAGATCGGTCGAACCGCGCGAGCCAGCCACCGTGGAAAATCGCACGAACACCGGTGTCTTCACCGACGGATCTTGTAGGAATCGCGCCCGCGTCAGGGGCGCCATCGATGCATAAACCTCGAATATCCCATGCGCCCCTGCGCCGCGGGCATGCACGATCCGCTCCGGAATCCGTTCGTGGTCGAAATGCGTGATCTTTTCCCGGAGGATGAAATCCTCGAGCAGCGACGGGCC
It includes:
- a CDS encoding catalase: MAKNNGSRPPARNRQRGENAKIADLDQNVEESAGEMLTTNQGLRINDDQNSLKAGDRGPSLLEDFILREKITHFDHERIPERIVHARGAGAHGIFEVYASMAPLTRARFLQDPSVKTPVFVRFSTVAGSRGSTDLARDVRGFAVKFYTDEGNFDLVGNNMPVFFIQDAIKFPDLIHAVKPEPHNEIPQAASAHDTFWDFISLMPESMHMIMWLMSDRAIPRSFRMMEGFGIHTFRLINEKGKSRFVKFHWKPLLGVHSVVWDEALRISGCDPDFHRRDLWEAIDMGDFPEWEFGIQVVEEKDEHKFDFDLLDPTKIIPEELVPVQRIGKLTLHRNPDNYFAETEQVAFHVGHLVPGIDFTNDPLMQGRLFSYTDTQLIRLGGPNFHEIPINRPIAPLHNLQRDGHMRQMINRGKVAYSPNSLGNNEPAQAAAAEGGFVSYGERIDASKLRARSPSFFDHFSQAAMFFNSQSPVEQMHLIDALRFELGKVAATPVRERMVFLLSQIDGGLAERVAKGLGLKVPAKSAGPINLSIPADGNPKDFQPKKFTGKPFISPALSMANTVKDSVKTRKVAALAADGCDDVALAAMQKALIKAGAQLKIIAPHGGMIMVASGKEVAVDFSLPTVASVLFDGVVLPGGDACIEALSLETKAVEFVEEAFKHCKAIAAVGAAVDFLKRTRAGAALQATGEPSGGVAVLDGLVTGKASAVNRVAAEFIAALSQHRAWDRQIPAPR